From Humidesulfovibrio mexicanus:
TCACCCTTGGCCAGGATGCAGGCGCCGGAATCGCGGGCCACCACGCCTTCCATGCCGGTGCCCACAAGCGGCACCTCGCACTTGAGCAGCGGCACGGCCTGGCGCTGCATGTTGGAGCCCATGAGCGCGCGGTTGGCGTCGTCATGCTCAAGGAAGGGGATCAGCGCGGCGGAGATCGAAACGATCTGGCTGGGGCTGATGTCCATGAGCGTGACTTGCTCCTTGGGCACGAAGTTGGGGTCGCCGGCCTGGCGCGCCTGCACCAGCGCGGGCAGAATCTCGTTGTTCTCGTCAAGCGGCAGGCTGGCCTGGGCCACGGCCTCGCCAGCCTCGCGGCTGGCGTCCATCCAGACGATCTCGTCGCCTGCCCGACCGTCCTGCACCACGCGGAAGGGGGTCTCAATGAAGCCGTAGTCGTTCACGCGGGCATACGTGGTGAGCGACACGATGAGGCCGATGTTCGGTCCTTCGGGCGTTTCAATGGGGCAAATGCGGCCATAGTGGGAGGTGTGCACGTCGCGCACCTCGAAGCCCGCGCGCTCGCGGGTCAGGCCGCCAGGGCCCAGGGCCGAAAGGCGGCGCTTGTGCGTCACCTCGGACAGGGCGTTGGTCTGGTCCATGAACTGCGAGAGCTGGCTGGTTCCGAAGAACTCCTTCAGCACCGCGGCCACCGGCTTGGGATTGATGAGATCGTGAGGCATGAGCGTGGACACTTCCTGCAGGCTCATGCGCTCCTTGATGGCGCGCTCCATGCGCACCAGTCCGATGCGGTACTGGTTCTCCACCAATTCGCCCACGGGGCGCACGCGGCGGTTGCCCAGGTGGTCGATGTCGTCGGCCGGGCCATGGGAGTCTTTCAAGCGCACGAGAAGCTTGACGGCCTTGAGGATGTCCTCGTTGGTCAGGGTGCGCAGCTCCAGGCTCTCGGTTATGTCCAGCCGGATGTTGAGCTTGTAGCGTCCCACGGTGGACAGGTCATAGTAGTCCGCGTTGCGGAAGAGATTCTCGAAGAAGCTCGCGGCGATTTCAGCGGTGGGCGGCGAGCTGGGGCGCAGGCGGCGGTAGATCTCGATCTGCGCGCTGGCCATGTCCGTGGTCTTGTCTGCGGCGAGGGTGTCGCGCATGGACGAGGACACGTCCATGCCCCTGGTGAAAAGCACACTGATTTCGTTGACGTTCTGGCCGCGAACGCGCTCAATGAGGTCGGCGGAGATCTCCTGCGCGGCCTCGGCCACAACCTCGCCGGTGTCGGCGTCAACGATGTCGTGAGCCAGGTACTGGCCAATCAAGGTGTCCGGGGCGACCTCGATGGCCGACAAACCGTCCTTGATCATTTTGCGCCAGTTGGCCTTGGTGATGGGCCGCCCGCGCTTGACCAGCACCTTGCCGTCGGAGAGCTCGATGTCGACGTAGGCGTCTTCCTTGCGGTACTGATCCTCGCGGATCTTGCGCAGCACGCGCTCGCCGTTGAAGATGTACTCTTCGTGGTCATAGAAGTAGTCGAGGATGTCCGTCTTGGTCATGCCCATGGCCTTGAACAGGATGGTGGCGGGCATTTTCCTGCGGCGGTCGATGCGGACGTACAGAATGTCCTTGTGGTCGAAGTCGAAGTCCAGCCAGGAACCGCGCATGGGGATGATGCGGCAGGAATACAGCACCTTGCGGCTGGAGTGGGTCTTGCCGGAATCGTGCTCGAAAATGATGCCGGGCGAGCGCTGGAGCTGATTGACGATGACGCGCTCGGTCCCGTTGATGATGAAGGTGCCCTTGTCGGTCATCAACGGCAGGGTGCCGAAATAAATGTCCTGCTCCTTGATGTCGCGGATGGTGCGGGAGCCGGACTCCTCGTCCACATCGAAGACCACCAGGCGCACGATGAGGCGCAGGGGCGTTTCGTAGGTGAGTCCCTTGGCCAGGCACTCGTCCTCGTCGTACTTGGGTTCCTGGATGACGTAGCTCACGTACTCCAGGCTGGCGGTGCGGTTGAAGTCCTCAATGGGGAACACGGAGCGGAACACGGCCTCCAGCCCGAAATCGGCGCGGCTGGCCGGCGGTTCGTCCCGCTGCAGAAATTTGAGGTAGGAGTCCACCTGCAGCTCCAGCAGATGCGGGATGGGCAGGCTGTTGGCGATCTTGCCGAAGTGTTTCGTGAGTTGGGCCATTGTCACCTCATCGAGCGAGTCGGTTGGTGTTCTCGGTAACGAAATATGCCAGGGCGCACTAATCCCTTGGTCGTATCTCAGAGTCAAAATGGTTGCTGCGGGTCACGTTGCGTCACGTCTCGTTCGTCCCCAAATGGAATCAGATCTCCGGAGGGGGGTGGGAAAAATTTCAATGGGCGTCGCGCCTTGCGGCTGCGGTTGCCCTGCTGCCGGTGCTCCTGCGCAGCACAACCCGCACCGCCTGTGGCGGCAACGGGTTCTGGAAAAAAGCAAGTCCAGGCGGAAGACGCTCCCCGTTCAGGGGTGCGCCCTCCGCCCGGTATATCTCAATGTGTGGGCAAAAAGCTACTTCACCTCGACGGTGGCGCCGGCTTCGGTGAGCTGCTTCTTGGCGTCCTCGGCATCGGCCTTGCTCACGCCTTCCTTGATGGTCTGCGGAGCGCCGTCGACCTTGTCCTTGGCTTCCTTCAGGCCCAGGCCGGTGAGAGCGCGCACGACCTTGATGACGCCGATCTTGTTGGCGCCGGCTTCCTTCAGGATGACGTCGAACTCGGTCTTCTCCTCGGCGGCCTCGGCCGGGGCGGCGGCGGCGCCGGGCATGGCGGCGAAGGCTGCCACGGGAGCGGCAGCGGAAACGCCGAACTTCTCTTCAAGTTCCTTGATGAAGTCGGCCAGCTCAAGAACGGTCATGTTGGAGATGAACTCGACAACCTGCTCTTTGGTCACGGACATGGTATATTCCTCCTGGGAAAGTTTGGGTGCTTTGAAGTTGACCTGTGGGTAAGGGG
This genomic window contains:
- the rplL gene encoding 50S ribosomal protein L7/L12: MSVTKEQVVEFISNMTVLELADFIKELEEKFGVSAAAPVAAFAAMPGAAAAPAEAAEEKTEFDVILKEAGANKIGVIKVVRALTGLGLKEAKDKVDGAPQTIKEGVSKADAEDAKKQLTEAGATVEVK
- the rpoB gene encoding DNA-directed RNA polymerase subunit beta translates to MAQLTKHFGKIANSLPIPHLLELQVDSYLKFLQRDEPPASRADFGLEAVFRSVFPIEDFNRTASLEYVSYVIQEPKYDEDECLAKGLTYETPLRLIVRLVVFDVDEESGSRTIRDIKEQDIYFGTLPLMTDKGTFIINGTERVIVNQLQRSPGIIFEHDSGKTHSSRKVLYSCRIIPMRGSWLDFDFDHKDILYVRIDRRRKMPATILFKAMGMTKTDILDYFYDHEEYIFNGERVLRKIREDQYRKEDAYVDIELSDGKVLVKRGRPITKANWRKMIKDGLSAIEVAPDTLIGQYLAHDIVDADTGEVVAEAAQEISADLIERVRGQNVNEISVLFTRGMDVSSSMRDTLAADKTTDMASAQIEIYRRLRPSSPPTAEIAASFFENLFRNADYYDLSTVGRYKLNIRLDITESLELRTLTNEDILKAVKLLVRLKDSHGPADDIDHLGNRRVRPVGELVENQYRIGLVRMERAIKERMSLQEVSTLMPHDLINPKPVAAVLKEFFGTSQLSQFMDQTNALSEVTHKRRLSALGPGGLTRERAGFEVRDVHTSHYGRICPIETPEGPNIGLIVSLTTYARVNDYGFIETPFRVVQDGRAGDEIVWMDASREAGEAVAQASLPLDENNEILPALVQARQAGDPNFVPKEQVTLMDISPSQIVSISAALIPFLEHDDANRALMGSNMQRQAVPLLKCEVPLVGTGMEGVVARDSGACILAKGDGVVHFADAERLIVNYDEAVAPNTGGAIHYELQKWHKSNQNSCFGQRPCVHVGQRVKKGEVMADGPGIRDGELALGKNLLVAFTPWCGYNYEDSILISERVVKEDVYTSVHIEEFEVVARDTKLGPEEITRDIPNVSEEMLRNLDDCGIIRLGAKVVPDDILVGKITPKGETQLTPEEKLLRAIFGDKARDVKNTSLKVPPGIEGTVVDVKVFNRRSGEKDDRTIQIEQNALSDFDMKELKHVAALTDNVRERVWSVAENKQIAQPIMGKKKGEVLLDAGHPLTREVLDDLPLKKLSGMFSSKDVNDAIRGILADYERQVKFIKAVYDNKREKVTEGDDLPPGVIKMVKVYVAVKRKLSVGDKMAGRHGNKGVVSCILPEEDMPFFADGTPMDIVLNPLGVPSRMNIGQIMETHLGWAARELGAQIAQMVESGQAMDQVRKDISAVFGSKEIDALIQGMDDEELKAAAKTVAKGIITKTPVFDGAEEEEIWGWLKHAGLPDDGKITLYDGRTGEPFHNRVTVGVMYMLKLHHLVDEKIHARSTGPYSLVTQQPLGGKAQFGGQRLGEMEVWALEAYGAAYLLQEFLTVKSDDVSGRVKMYEKIVKGDNFLEAGLPESFNVLIKELMSLGLDVNLIQDEKKKPVRRPQ